The Bos indicus x Bos taurus breed Angus x Brahman F1 hybrid chromosome 13, Bos_hybrid_MaternalHap_v2.0, whole genome shotgun sequence genome includes a region encoding these proteins:
- the TRDMT1 gene encoding tRNA (cytosine(38)-C(5))-methyltransferase isoform X5 codes for MILMSPPCQPFTRIGLQGDVTDPRTNSFLHILDILPRLQKLPKYILLENVKGFEMSSTRDLLIQTIENCGFQYQEFLLSPTSLGIPNSRLRYFLIAKLQPEPFPFQAPGQVLMEFPKTESEHPPKYAINAEKKTEEKKTGPKICFDSSTQCSGKEAILFKLETAGEIDRKHQQDSDLSVRMLKDFLEDDIDKHSFFLPPKSLLRYALLLDIVKPTSRRSMCFTKGYGRYIEGTGSVLQTTEDVQIENIYKSLTSLSQEEKIMRLSMLQLRFFTPKEIANLLGFPPEFGFPEMTTVKQRYRLLGNSLNVHVVAKLIKILCD; via the exons ATGATTTTAATGAGCCCACCCTGTCAGCCCTTCACAag AATTGGCCTGCAAGGTGATGTGACTGATCCAAGGACAAATAGCTTCTTACATATTCTAGACATTCTCCCAAG attacAAAAATTACCGAAGTATATTCTTTTAGAAAACGTTAAAGGTTTTGAAATGTCTTCTACAAG AGATCTGTTAATACAAACAATAGAAAATTGTGGTTTTCAGTATCAAGAATTTCTACTGTCTCCAACCTCT CTTGGCATTCCAAATTCAAGATTACGGTACTTCCTTATTGCAAAGCTTCAGCCAGAGCCATTCCCTTTTCAGGCCCCTGgtcag GTACTGATGGAGTTCCCCAAAACTGAATCTGAACATCCCCCTAAATAtgcaataaatgcagaaaagaaaactgaagaaaagaaaactggaccAAAGATTTGCTTTGATAGCAGCACACAGTGTTCTGGAAAAGAGGCCATTCTTTTTAAGCTTGAAACTGCAGGAGAAATTGACAGGAAACATCAACAGGACAGCGATCTCTCTGTGCGAATGCTAAAAGATTTTCTTGAAGATGACATTGACAAGCATTCATTCTTTTTACCACCAAAGTCATTACTGCGATACGCTCTTTTGTTAGACATTGTTAAACCCACTTCCAGAAGATCCATGTGCTTTACAAAAGG TTATGGACGCTACATAGAAGGGACAGGATCTGTGTtacagacaacagaggatgtgcaG ATTGAGAATATCTACAAATCCCTTACCAGTTTGTCACAAGAAGAAAAGATAATGAGATTGTCAATGCTTCAACTTCGATTTTTCACTCCTAAAGAAATAGCAAATCTCCTTGGATTTCCTCCAGAGTTTG GATTTCCTGAGATGACAACTGTCAAACAGCGTTACCGTCTACTTGGAAATAGTCTCAACGTGCATGTTGTAGCTAAACTAATCAAAATCCTATgtgactaa
- the TRDMT1 gene encoding tRNA (cytosine(38)-C(5))-methyltransferase isoform X1 codes for MILMSPPCQPFTRIGLQGDVTDPRTNSFLHILDILPRLQKLPKYILLENVKGFEMSSTRDLLIQTIENCGFQYQEFLLSPTSLGIPNSRLRYFLIAKLQPEPFPFQAPGQVLMEFPKTESEHPPKYAINAEKKTEEKKTGPKICFDSSTQCSGKEAILFKLETAGEIDRKHQQDSDLSVRMLKDFLEDDIDKHSFFLPPKSLLRYALLLDIVKPTSRRSMCFTKGYGRYIEGTGSVLQTTEDVQIENIYKSLTSLSQEEKIMRLSMLQLRFFTPKEIANLLGFPPEFDVSSSLIQS; via the exons ATGATTTTAATGAGCCCACCCTGTCAGCCCTTCACAag AATTGGCCTGCAAGGTGATGTGACTGATCCAAGGACAAATAGCTTCTTACATATTCTAGACATTCTCCCAAG attacAAAAATTACCGAAGTATATTCTTTTAGAAAACGTTAAAGGTTTTGAAATGTCTTCTACAAG AGATCTGTTAATACAAACAATAGAAAATTGTGGTTTTCAGTATCAAGAATTTCTACTGTCTCCAACCTCT CTTGGCATTCCAAATTCAAGATTACGGTACTTCCTTATTGCAAAGCTTCAGCCAGAGCCATTCCCTTTTCAGGCCCCTGgtcag GTACTGATGGAGTTCCCCAAAACTGAATCTGAACATCCCCCTAAATAtgcaataaatgcagaaaagaaaactgaagaaaagaaaactggaccAAAGATTTGCTTTGATAGCAGCACACAGTGTTCTGGAAAAGAGGCCATTCTTTTTAAGCTTGAAACTGCAGGAGAAATTGACAGGAAACATCAACAGGACAGCGATCTCTCTGTGCGAATGCTAAAAGATTTTCTTGAAGATGACATTGACAAGCATTCATTCTTTTTACCACCAAAGTCATTACTGCGATACGCTCTTTTGTTAGACATTGTTAAACCCACTTCCAGAAGATCCATGTGCTTTACAAAAGG TTATGGACGCTACATAGAAGGGACAGGATCTGTGTtacagacaacagaggatgtgcaG ATTGAGAATATCTACAAATCCCTTACCAGTTTGTCACAAGAAGAAAAGATAATGAGATTGTCAATGCTTCAACTTCGATTTTTCACTCCTAAAGAAATAGCAAATCTCCTTGGATTTCCTCCAGAGTTTG ATGTGTCTTCCTCATTGATACAATCTTGA
- the TRDMT1 gene encoding tRNA (cytosine(38)-C(5))-methyltransferase isoform X4, translated as MKYTSIIFLTHSYWPRQLKIGLQGDVTDPRTNSFLHILDILPRLQKLPKYILLENVKGFEMSSTRDLLIQTIENCGFQYQEFLLSPTSLGIPNSRLRYFLIAKLQPEPFPFQAPGQVLMEFPKTESEHPPKYAINAEKKTEEKKTGPKICFDSSTQCSGKEAILFKLETAGEIDRKHQQDSDLSVRMLKDFLEDDIDKHSFFLPPKSLLRYALLLDIVKPTSRRSMCFTKGYGRYIEGTGSVLQTTEDVQIENIYKSLTSLSQEEKIMRLSMLQLRFFTPKEIANLLGFPPEFGFPEMTTVKQRYRLLGNSLNVHVVAKLIKILCD; from the exons AATTGGCCTGCAAGGTGATGTGACTGATCCAAGGACAAATAGCTTCTTACATATTCTAGACATTCTCCCAAG attacAAAAATTACCGAAGTATATTCTTTTAGAAAACGTTAAAGGTTTTGAAATGTCTTCTACAAG AGATCTGTTAATACAAACAATAGAAAATTGTGGTTTTCAGTATCAAGAATTTCTACTGTCTCCAACCTCT CTTGGCATTCCAAATTCAAGATTACGGTACTTCCTTATTGCAAAGCTTCAGCCAGAGCCATTCCCTTTTCAGGCCCCTGgtcag GTACTGATGGAGTTCCCCAAAACTGAATCTGAACATCCCCCTAAATAtgcaataaatgcagaaaagaaaactgaagaaaagaaaactggaccAAAGATTTGCTTTGATAGCAGCACACAGTGTTCTGGAAAAGAGGCCATTCTTTTTAAGCTTGAAACTGCAGGAGAAATTGACAGGAAACATCAACAGGACAGCGATCTCTCTGTGCGAATGCTAAAAGATTTTCTTGAAGATGACATTGACAAGCATTCATTCTTTTTACCACCAAAGTCATTACTGCGATACGCTCTTTTGTTAGACATTGTTAAACCCACTTCCAGAAGATCCATGTGCTTTACAAAAGG TTATGGACGCTACATAGAAGGGACAGGATCTGTGTtacagacaacagaggatgtgcaG ATTGAGAATATCTACAAATCCCTTACCAGTTTGTCACAAGAAGAAAAGATAATGAGATTGTCAATGCTTCAACTTCGATTTTTCACTCCTAAAGAAATAGCAAATCTCCTTGGATTTCCTCCAGAGTTTG GATTTCCTGAGATGACAACTGTCAAACAGCGTTACCGTCTACTTGGAAATAGTCTCAACGTGCATGTTGTAGCTAAACTAATCAAAATCCTATgtgactaa